Proteins encoded in a region of the Strix uralensis isolate ZFMK-TIS-50842 chromosome Z, bStrUra1, whole genome shotgun sequence genome:
- the TAL2 gene encoding T-cell acute lymphocytic leukemia protein 2: MTRKIFTNTRERWRQQNVNSAFAKLRKLIPTHPPDKKLSKNETLRLAMRYINFLVKVLGEPGLQHTAVAARGSILGFFQQAPSLQSMEELTLIENCGVSSPGMSSNIVECWSETSSP, from the coding sequence ATGACAAGGAAGATCTTCACCAACACCAGGGAGCGATGGAGGCAGCAAAATGTCAACAGCGCCTTTGCCAAGCTGAGGAAACTCattcccacccacccacccgaCAAGAAACTGAGCAAGAATGAGACACTCCGGTTAGCTATGAGATACATCAACTTCCTTGTCAAGGTCCTGGGAGAGCCAGGCCTGCAGCATACGGCAGTGGCAGCACGGGGCAGCATCCTGGGGTTCTTCCAGCAAGCCCCAAGCTTGCAAAGCATGGAGGAGCTGACACTGATCGAAAACTGTGGTGTTTCCTCTCCTGGCATGAGCAGCAATATAGTAGAGTGTTGGTCAGAGACATCATCTCCCTAG
- the TMEM38B gene encoding trimeric intracellular cation channel type B encodes MELWQVPLLFSRLPMFPFFDLAHYVASVMALKEQRGAVEVSVRSPVACWFSAMLYCFGGSVLSSLMLAEPPVAFLAKGANILLASSVWYLVFYCPQDIFYRCFAFLPLRLLVAGMKEVTRTWKITAGIEHADSHFKDAWLVMVAVGWARGAGGGLISNFEQLVRGVWKPETNELLKMSYPVKVTLVGAVLFTLQRSQYFPLARHNLVFLYTVFLVVSKVTMMLTRSATSPFAPFEAALGHMFFGLQKTPSKVKGEGAASSNGSSVCDRSSSEQHQDGVKKRQAKKTE; translated from the exons atGGAGTTATGGCAGGTGCCGCTGCTCTTCTCGCGCTTGCCTATGTTCCCCTTCTTCGACCTGGCGCACTATGTGGCCTCCGTCATGGCGCTAAAGGAGCAGCGGG gAGCTGTGGAAGTGTCAGTCCGAAGTCCAGTTGCCTGCTGGTTTAGTGCTATGCTTTATTGCTTTGGTGGTTCAGTTTTGTCTTCGTTGATGCTTGCAGAACCTCCAGTAGCATTTCTGGCAAAGGGCGCAAATATACTACTGGCATCTTCAGTCTG GTATCTTGTGTTTTACTGCCCACAAGACATATTCTACCGGTGCTTTGCCTTTCTGCCTCTTCGGCTTCTGGTTGCAGGCATGAAAGAAGTGACTAGGACTTGGAAGATAACAGCTGGCATTGAACATGCAGACAGTCACTTCAAAGATGCCTGGCTTGTCATGGTAGCTGTGGGCTGGGCCAGAG GAGCTGGTGGTGGCCTAATTTCCAACTTTGAGCAGCTAGTGAGAGGAGTGTGGAAACCTGAAACCAATGAACTACTGAAAATGTCcta CCCTGTGAAGGTAACTTTGGTAGGAGCAGTTCTTTTCACCTTGCAACGCAGCCAGTACTTTCCATTAGCAAGACACAACCTTGTGTTTTTATACACCGTCTTTCTTGTTGTCTCCAAG GTAACAATGATGTTGACAAGATCTGCAACTTCTCCATTTGCTCCCTTTGAAGCTGCATTAGGCCATATGTTCTTTGGCTTGCAAAAGACACCATCCAAAGTGAAGGGTGAAGGTGCTGCATCTTCTAATGGCTCTTCAGTCTGTGACCGGTCTTCTTCTGAACAGCACCAGGATGGTGTTAAGAAAAGACaggcaaagaaaacagaataa